One part of the Chryseobacterium sp. 7 genome encodes these proteins:
- a CDS encoding ankyrin repeat domain-containing protein has protein sequence MKKNKIDDVFQFVRLNELDSVESEINSFNVNEFINDFGENLLQEAIAFKAIDIVKFLLNCQIDINHSDQNGKTALHFSTAHNDFESTKLLLDNKLIEINKNDKYGNNSLWVAVFNAKGYYEIVKLLKEFGANPNSKNNNNKSPLDFAKQIGDDEMIKILTS, from the coding sequence ATGAAAAAAAATAAAATAGATGACGTTTTTCAATTCGTAAGACTTAACGAATTGGATAGTGTCGAAAGTGAAATTAATTCTTTTAATGTTAATGAATTTATTAATGACTTTGGCGAAAATCTTCTGCAAGAGGCTATTGCCTTTAAAGCAATTGATATTGTAAAGTTCTTACTAAATTGTCAAATTGATATTAATCATTCTGATCAAAATGGAAAAACTGCATTACATTTTAGTACTGCTCATAATGATTTTGAATCAACTAAATTACTATTGGACAATAAGCTTATAGAAATCAATAAAAATGATAAATATGGCAATAATTCACTCTGGGTTGCAGTCTTTAATGCTAAAGGTTATTATGAGATTGTAAAATTATTAAAAGAATTTGGTGCTAATCCAAATTCAAAAAATAACAATAATAAATCCCCTTTAGATTTTGCAAAACAAATTGGAGATGATGAAATGATAAAAATTCTCACTTCTTAA